A stretch of the Borreliella spielmanii genome encodes the following:
- a CDS encoding acetate kinase: MKILIINTGSSSLKFAIYQYENSKKLISGIIEKIKEKKSIIKIINTDGSTTERFEKGIENHQKAIEKMFKILLNNNSKILKTISEIKIIGHRVVHGGSHFKSSIILKTSILNKLKEISELAPLHNPSAIIAIETILKILPHTKQVLCFDTSWHQTIKEHAFLYATPYSWYKKHNIRKYGFHGLSYSYITKRSSEILNKKIDNLNLIILHLGNGASINAVKDGKSYDTSMGITPLEGLTMGTRSGDIDPAIINLMSTILNKTTKQIEEMLNKESGMLGISEKSNDMRDIWNKIEEGDYQSKLAVEIMTYRIKKYIGSYIAILDFNVDAMVFTGGIGVVDYEVRNLSLKGFEKIGIELDLKKNEMAQNKNLESEISTIKSKVKILVIPTNEESTILEDIYNLIPKNL, encoded by the coding sequence ATGAAAATATTAATCATAAACACAGGAAGTTCTTCATTAAAATTTGCTATTTATCAATATGAAAATTCAAAAAAATTAATATCTGGAATTATTGAAAAAATAAAAGAGAAAAAATCAATCATAAAAATTATAAATACTGACGGATCAACAACAGAAAGATTTGAAAAAGGAATTGAAAATCACCAAAAAGCAATAGAAAAAATGTTTAAAATATTGTTAAATAACAATTCAAAAATCCTTAAAACTATTAGTGAAATTAAAATAATAGGACATCGGGTTGTGCATGGGGGATCACACTTTAAAAGTTCAATAATTCTTAAAACCAGTATTTTAAATAAATTAAAAGAAATTTCCGAACTTGCACCACTTCACAATCCAAGTGCAATCATTGCAATAGAAACAATACTTAAAATTTTACCACACACAAAACAAGTTTTATGCTTCGATACATCATGGCATCAAACTATAAAAGAACACGCTTTTCTTTACGCAACCCCATATTCTTGGTATAAAAAACATAATATTAGAAAATATGGCTTTCATGGTCTTTCTTATTCGTACATAACAAAAAGATCCTCAGAAATTTTAAATAAAAAAATAGATAATCTAAATTTAATAATATTACATCTAGGAAATGGAGCAAGCATTAATGCTGTTAAAGATGGAAAATCTTACGACACAAGCATGGGAATTACTCCACTTGAAGGTCTTACAATGGGAACAAGAAGTGGTGACATAGACCCAGCAATTATTAATTTGATGAGCACCATATTAAATAAAACCACTAAGCAAATTGAAGAAATGTTAAATAAAGAAAGCGGTATGCTAGGAATTTCTGAAAAATCAAATGATATGAGAGACATTTGGAACAAAATTGAAGAAGGGGATTATCAATCAAAACTTGCAGTAGAAATAATGACATATAGAATAAAAAAATATATTGGATCTTACATTGCCATCCTTGATTTTAATGTTGACGCAATGGTTTTTACAGGTGGGATTGGTGTTGTTGATTATGAAGTAAGAAATCTTTCACTAAAAGGATTTGAAAAAATTGGAATAGAGCTGGACCTTAAAAAAAATGAAATGGCTCAAAACAAAAATTTAGAATCCGAAATATCAACCATTAAGAGTAAAGTAAAAATACTAGTAATACCAACAAACGAAGAATCAACCATTCTTGAAGACATTTACAATTTAATTCCAAAAAATTTATAA
- a CDS encoding LysM peptidoglycan-binding domain-containing protein codes for MTTLFKILALRKSKTFYVLQIIELIILFYFLIISPVNLNADFEYKVVKGDTLFSIAIKYKAKVNDLKRINKLNADNIKVGQILIIPSDSNLNQNITHKVNHSLDSLESVKKGVILYTAKEGDTIESVSKLVGLSQEQIIAWNNLRSKDLKVGMKLVLTEPDFLKPYVVKKGDSLSKLSQDFDISSKDILKFNFLSDDKLKIGQQLFLKKATKNVNFHYVKKGETLGRIAYIYGVKAKDLVTLNGNRAVNLKAGSLLNVLKIVDDDLEKPVKGDLKIEKKTDNQFIYHSVAVGETLYSIARHYGVLIEDLKNWNNLSSNNIMHDQKLKIFDKKLLLDSSIAKSKNNLYIKNKVDSSSNSSNKVKTIVNLPSSKNKKLNLNTFGITTNQGLFDINSLVILDSKIPIFEVVGDFYYWYRPKKISQPSEFYSEDWHSPLNSYKKATQLFKSFEKLVNSRFNKGSRLKDKLIILDPGHGGLDPGAIVKSRDGLGNEVFVVEDEYVYDIALRLYVYLKEEGANVELTILAPDHLIRNSVFANNTFVNVKNEVYNDYDLNKNDTVDSWINGTPSGLKKRLVVVKNIVSKYKHIKDKDIAFFSLHADNSVGAPKSMGFYYQKDDEKKYDIHSKSVAEKITEGMKRSFYIKGQNLHVLRNNVVMTKLLIEVRNLAFPEEAWSIRSSKLRDQDSKILANGILKILENN; via the coding sequence ATGACTACATTGTTCAAAATACTGGCATTAAGGAAAAGTAAAACGTTTTATGTTTTACAAATTATAGAACTTATTATATTATTTTATTTTTTAATAATAAGTCCTGTTAATCTTAATGCTGATTTTGAGTATAAGGTTGTCAAAGGAGATACTCTTTTTTCAATTGCAATTAAGTATAAAGCCAAAGTAAACGATCTTAAAAGGATTAATAAGCTTAATGCTGACAATATTAAGGTAGGCCAAATATTAATTATTCCAAGTGATTCTAATTTAAATCAAAATATTACTCATAAGGTTAATCATTCTCTCGATTCGCTAGAATCTGTTAAGAAGGGGGTAATTCTTTATACCGCAAAGGAAGGTGACACTATTGAGAGTGTTTCAAAGCTTGTTGGGCTAAGTCAAGAACAGATAATAGCTTGGAATAATTTGCGCTCTAAAGATCTTAAAGTTGGAATGAAACTTGTCTTAACTGAGCCTGATTTTTTAAAACCTTATGTAGTTAAGAAAGGCGATTCACTTTCAAAACTTTCTCAGGATTTTGATATTAGTTCTAAGGATATTTTAAAATTTAATTTTCTTAGTGATGATAAATTAAAGATTGGTCAGCAGCTTTTTTTAAAGAAAGCTACTAAGAATGTTAATTTTCATTATGTGAAAAAAGGTGAAACTCTTGGTAGAATAGCTTATATTTATGGTGTTAAAGCCAAAGATCTTGTAACTCTTAATGGCAATCGGGCTGTTAATCTTAAAGCAGGTTCATTGTTAAATGTTTTAAAGATTGTAGATGATGATTTAGAAAAGCCTGTTAAGGGGGATTTAAAAATTGAGAAAAAAACAGACAATCAGTTTATCTATCATTCAGTTGCTGTAGGGGAGACTTTATATAGCATTGCTAGACATTACGGGGTTTTAATTGAAGATCTCAAAAATTGGAATAATTTAAGTAGCAATAATATTATGCACGATCAAAAATTGAAAATTTTTGATAAAAAACTTTTACTTGATTCTTCTATAGCTAAATCTAAAAATAATTTATATATTAAAAATAAGGTTGATTCTAGCTCTAATTCTTCTAATAAAGTTAAAACAATAGTTAATCTTCCCTCAAGTAAAAACAAAAAGTTGAATTTAAATACTTTTGGAATTACTACTAATCAAGGTCTTTTTGATATTAACTCTTTAGTTATTTTAGACTCCAAAATACCAATATTTGAGGTTGTTGGTGATTTTTATTATTGGTATAGACCTAAAAAGATAAGTCAGCCAAGTGAATTTTATTCAGAGGATTGGCATTCTCCTTTAAATTCTTATAAAAAGGCTACTCAACTTTTCAAAAGTTTTGAAAAATTGGTAAATTCTAGGTTTAATAAAGGATCAAGACTTAAAGATAAGTTAATAATTCTTGATCCCGGTCATGGGGGTCTTGATCCTGGGGCTATTGTTAAGTCTAGAGATGGTCTTGGAAACGAAGTTTTTGTTGTTGAAGATGAATATGTGTATGATATCGCTTTAAGGCTTTATGTATACCTTAAAGAAGAGGGTGCTAATGTTGAACTTACTATTTTGGCCCCCGATCATTTAATTAGGAATAGTGTTTTTGCTAACAATACTTTTGTTAATGTTAAAAATGAGGTTTACAATGATTATGATCTAAATAAAAATGATACTGTTGATTCCTGGATAAACGGTACTCCATCAGGTCTTAAAAAAAGATTAGTTGTTGTTAAAAACATTGTTAGTAAATATAAACACATTAAAGATAAGGATATAGCCTTTTTTAGTTTACATGCAGATAATAGCGTTGGAGCACCTAAGAGTATGGGGTTTTATTATCAAAAAGATGACGAAAAAAAATATGATATTCATTCAAAGTCTGTAGCAGAAAAAATTACAGAAGGAATGAAAAGAAGTTTTTACATTAAAGGTCAAAATCTCCATGTTTTAAGAAACAATGTAGTAATGACTAAGCTTTTAATAGAAGTTAGAAATTTAGCATTTCCAGAAGAAGCTTGGTCTATTAGATCTTCTAAGCTTAGAGATCAAGATTCTAAAATTCTTGCTAATGGGATTTTAAAAATATTAGAAAATAATTGA
- the mfd gene encoding transcription-repair coupling factor, whose product MNIDEELTITLKNNSNLKKMKEFLEQNTFFSLTGYEGFFKAFLIKKIKEYSKTGKIILIVKDEHTLDKIKNDLKVITNQIFELNYFSPLVYKGIGSKSAIFNERIQFLINFYKKNPGIYITVLKSLLSKIPDKYTLLKNVYKIEKNTKINTVDIEKTLITLGYEKTLRVTIPGEFTIKGEIIDLYPFGEQSPIKIVLNFDKIEEIRKFDPLTQLKQGNEILKFQVLPKKEIIWNDEVINNLKTKIKSVEYKKILEELNFKKETKTEEMFYPLVANTYLSNEIEKHTPIVSFEINNFEKEIEKIHQEYENLYKEAKAAGKNTIDPKRILLSSKTFNLKSDILFSKIKSSKSKEVIEFKIESERSFFSNIMLTKEEFKNWLKNGFKIIIAAESESQKEKLKYIFKELPKISIEVLKISSSLIIEEEKIAIILESNIFNTGQKINKSFESSKTKAINSFIEIEKNSHVVHINHGIGIFRQIKRIKTSALEKDYIEIEYAEGERLFIPIEQTNLIQKYIGSDPKNIKLDKIGSKAWIKNKANAKKRIEEIADELIELYSKRESIKGIKYPKDNELQLLFESEFPYDETPDQITAIKEIKEDMMSFKVMDRLLCGDVGFGKTEVAMRAAFKAVMGNKQVIVLSPTTILAEQHFNTFKKRFKNFPIKIEVLSRFIKNNSEKRILKELKSGEIDIIIGTHKILSKKFSCKNLGLIIIDEEQRFGVKEKEKLKEIRISVDCLALSATPIPRSLHMSLIKLRDISVLKIPPKNRVKIEAYLESFSELLIKHAIENELSRDGQVFLVNHNIEELYYLKTLIEKLTPYARIAIIHGKLTGIEIENIMHDFIKKAYQILLATTIIENGIDIPNANTIIINNANKFGLAQLYQLKGRVGRGSKKAYAYFLYQDSEKLNERSIERLRAITEFSDLGAGFKIAMKDMEIRGVGNLLGREQHGEIESIGLDYYLTMLNKAIEKKMGKISSLSKEEEEEVNIEINYSGFIPENYIKNEQTKILIYKKIFEIQTEEESEKIRSEIKNNFGPIPKEINNLLMLAELKILAKKLNIKKIKETIGSLEIEYKNTKSIPMEKIIEILQKEPNLLMLNPSYQKSIFLSFKTIEKSDKMNYIYKNINLLKTNT is encoded by the coding sequence ATGAATATAGATGAAGAACTAACAATAACATTAAAAAATAATTCCAATTTAAAAAAAATGAAAGAATTTTTAGAACAAAACACATTTTTTTCATTAACAGGATATGAAGGATTTTTCAAAGCTTTTTTAATTAAAAAAATAAAAGAATATAGTAAAACCGGAAAAATAATATTAATAGTTAAAGATGAACACACATTAGATAAAATCAAAAATGATTTAAAAGTAATTACAAATCAAATCTTTGAGCTTAACTATTTCAGCCCTCTTGTATACAAGGGAATTGGCTCAAAAAGTGCGATCTTTAACGAAAGAATCCAATTCTTGATCAATTTTTATAAAAAAAATCCTGGAATATATATTACAGTCTTAAAATCATTGCTTAGTAAAATACCCGATAAATATACATTACTAAAGAATGTATACAAAATTGAAAAAAATACTAAGATTAATACAGTAGATATTGAAAAAACTCTTATAACATTAGGATATGAAAAAACACTCAGAGTAACAATTCCAGGAGAATTTACAATAAAAGGAGAAATTATAGACCTATACCCTTTTGGAGAACAAAGCCCCATAAAAATTGTACTCAACTTCGATAAAATAGAAGAAATAAGAAAATTCGATCCTTTAACACAATTAAAACAGGGTAATGAAATTTTGAAATTCCAAGTTCTTCCAAAAAAAGAAATTATTTGGAATGATGAAGTTATTAACAACTTAAAAACAAAGATTAAATCTGTTGAATATAAAAAGATTCTTGAAGAGTTGAATTTTAAAAAAGAAACAAAAACAGAAGAAATGTTTTATCCACTAGTAGCAAATACTTACTTAAGTAATGAGATTGAAAAACACACACCTATTGTAAGCTTTGAAATTAATAATTTCGAAAAAGAAATTGAAAAAATACACCAAGAATACGAGAATCTTTACAAAGAAGCAAAAGCAGCTGGTAAGAATACAATTGATCCAAAAAGAATTTTACTAAGTTCTAAAACCTTCAATCTAAAAAGCGATATTTTATTTTCAAAAATTAAAAGTTCTAAATCCAAAGAAGTTATAGAGTTTAAAATTGAAAGTGAGAGAAGCTTTTTTTCAAATATTATGCTTACAAAAGAAGAATTTAAAAATTGGCTAAAAAATGGGTTTAAAATTATTATTGCAGCAGAATCTGAATCACAAAAAGAAAAACTTAAATACATTTTCAAAGAATTACCAAAAATATCAATTGAGGTTTTAAAAATATCTAGCTCTTTAATAATAGAAGAAGAAAAAATTGCTATCATTCTTGAATCAAACATCTTTAATACAGGACAAAAAATAAACAAATCCTTTGAATCTTCAAAAACAAAAGCCATTAACTCTTTTATTGAGATTGAGAAAAATAGTCATGTAGTTCACATAAATCATGGAATTGGTATATTCAGGCAAATAAAGAGAATAAAAACAAGTGCTCTTGAAAAAGACTATATTGAGATTGAATACGCCGAAGGAGAAAGACTATTTATTCCAATTGAACAAACAAATTTAATCCAAAAATACATCGGAAGTGATCCTAAAAATATTAAATTAGATAAAATTGGTTCTAAAGCATGGATAAAAAACAAAGCAAACGCAAAAAAAAGAATCGAGGAGATTGCAGACGAATTAATAGAACTTTATTCAAAAAGAGAAAGTATTAAGGGTATTAAATACCCAAAAGATAACGAATTACAATTGTTATTTGAATCTGAATTTCCATACGATGAAACTCCAGATCAAATAACAGCAATAAAAGAAATAAAAGAAGACATGATGAGTTTTAAAGTAATGGATCGCCTTCTTTGTGGAGATGTTGGATTTGGAAAAACTGAAGTCGCAATGAGAGCTGCTTTTAAAGCTGTAATGGGAAACAAACAAGTTATTGTACTCTCTCCAACAACTATCTTAGCAGAACAACATTTCAATACATTTAAAAAAAGATTCAAAAACTTTCCAATCAAAATCGAAGTATTAAGCAGATTTATAAAAAACAACTCAGAAAAACGAATTTTAAAAGAATTGAAAAGTGGAGAAATTGATATAATAATAGGAACACATAAAATTCTTTCAAAAAAATTCTCCTGCAAAAATTTGGGGTTAATAATAATTGATGAAGAGCAAAGATTTGGTGTAAAGGAAAAAGAAAAGCTTAAAGAAATAAGAATCTCGGTTGATTGCCTTGCTCTTTCTGCAACACCAATTCCCAGATCTCTTCATATGTCACTAATTAAACTCAGAGATATTTCTGTTTTAAAAATTCCGCCTAAAAACAGAGTAAAAATAGAAGCTTATTTAGAATCGTTTAGTGAACTTTTAATAAAACATGCGATTGAAAATGAACTATCTAGAGATGGTCAAGTTTTTTTAGTAAATCATAATATTGAAGAGCTGTATTACTTAAAAACGCTAATTGAAAAATTAACTCCTTATGCAAGAATTGCAATAATTCATGGAAAACTTACAGGAATTGAGATTGAAAACATAATGCACGATTTTATTAAAAAAGCGTATCAAATTTTATTGGCAACAACAATAATTGAAAATGGAATAGATATCCCAAATGCAAACACAATAATAATTAATAATGCAAACAAGTTTGGACTTGCGCAATTATATCAACTAAAAGGAAGAGTTGGAAGGGGATCTAAAAAAGCTTATGCTTATTTTTTATACCAAGATAGCGAGAAACTAAATGAGCGCTCTATTGAAAGACTAAGAGCAATAACCGAATTTTCAGATCTAGGAGCAGGATTTAAAATAGCTATGAAAGATATGGAAATAAGGGGTGTTGGAAATTTACTTGGTAGAGAACAACATGGAGAAATTGAATCGATTGGCTTGGACTACTATTTAACAATGCTAAACAAGGCAATTGAAAAGAAAATGGGAAAAATATCATCATTATCAAAAGAAGAAGAAGAAGAAGTTAATATTGAAATTAACTATAGTGGCTTTATTCCTGAAAATTATATAAAAAATGAACAAACTAAAATACTAATCTATAAAAAAATCTTTGAAATTCAAACTGAAGAAGAAAGTGAAAAGATAAGATCAGAAATTAAGAACAACTTTGGTCCAATACCTAAAGAAATAAATAATCTATTAATGTTAGCTGAACTTAAAATTTTAGCAAAAAAATTAAACATAAAAAAAATAAAAGAAACAATTGGGAGTTTAGAAATAGAATATAAAAATACAAAAAGTATCCCTATGGAAAAAATAATAGAAATACTTCAAAAGGAACCTAATTTATTGATGCTAAATCCATCGTATCAAAAATCAATTTTTTTAAGCTTTAAAACTATTGAAAAATCTGACAAAATGAATTACATATATAAAAATATTAACTTACTTAAAACAAACACATAG